A genomic region of Canis aureus isolate CA01 chromosome 16, VMU_Caureus_v.1.0, whole genome shotgun sequence contains the following coding sequences:
- the RASL10B gene encoding ras-like protein family member 10B isoform X2: protein MLTLGAEQMSRWRPQRAQGKQGQQWWVLTVAEPPAPGICSPGEPQAAARTRWRSGAGGMVSTYRVAVLGARGVGKSAIVRQFLYNEFSEACVPTTARRLYLPAVVMNGHVHDLQILDFPPISTFPVNTLQVLRGEDPGSLCPWKLPPSPTSETPSFNTPAAFNCSCVCQLLEGVGRRLLQGTPERPRLYPGLRHLLL, encoded by the exons ATGCTAACATTGGGTGCTGAACAAATG TCCAGGTGGAGGCCGCAGAGGGCCCAGGGCAAGCAGGGGCAGCAATGGTGGGTCCTGACGGTGgctgagcccccagcccctggaataTGCAGCCCAGGGGAGCCCCAGGCAGCGGCGAGGACGCGGTGGCGGAGCGGGGCGGGAGGCATGGTCTCCACCTACCGGGTGGCCGTGCTGGGGGCTCGAGGCGTGGGCAAAAGTGCCATCGTGCGCCAGTTCCTGTACAACGAGTTCAGCGAGGCCTGCGTGCCCACCACCGCCCGACGCCTCTACCTGCCTGCTGTCGTCATGAACGGCCACGTGCACGACCTCCAGATCCTCGACTTCCCGCCCATCAGCACCTTCCCTGTCAACACGCTGCAG GTCCTCAGGGGAGAAGACCCTGGTTCCCTCTGTCCTTGGAAACTTCCACCATCCCCAACTTCAGAGACCCCTTCTTTCAACACACCAGCTGCCTTCAACTGCTCTTGCGTTTGCCAGCTGCTGGAAG GAGTGGGCAGACGCCTGTTGCAGGGGACTCCGGAGCGTCCACGCCTATATCCTGGTCTACGACATCTGCTGCTTTGA
- the RASL10B gene encoding ras-like protein family member 10B isoform X1, with product MVSTYRVAVLGARGVGKSAIVRQFLYNEFSEACVPTTARRLYLPAVVMNGHVHDLQILDFPPISTFPVNTLQEWADACCRGLRSVHAYILVYDICCFDSFEYVKTIRQQILETRVIGTSETPIIIVGNKRDLQRGRVIPRWNVSHLVRKTWKCGYVECSAKYNWHILLLFSELLKSVGCARCKHVHAALRFQGALRRNRCAIM from the exons ATGGTCTCCACCTACCGGGTGGCCGTGCTGGGGGCTCGAGGCGTGGGCAAAAGTGCCATCGTGCGCCAGTTCCTGTACAACGAGTTCAGCGAGGCCTGCGTGCCCACCACCGCCCGACGCCTCTACCTGCCTGCTGTCGTCATGAACGGCCACGTGCACGACCTCCAGATCCTCGACTTCCCGCCCATCAGCACCTTCCCTGTCAACACGCTGCAG GAGTGGGCAGACGCCTGTTGCAGGGGACTCCGGAGCGTCCACGCCTATATCCTGGTCTACGACATCTGCTGCTTTGACAGCTTTGAGTACGTCAAGACCATCCGCCAACAGATCCTAGAGACGAG GGTGATCGGCACCTCGGAGACGCCCATCATCATCGTGGGCAACAAGCGGGACCTGCAGCGCGGCCGCGTGATCCCGCGCTGGAACGTGTCGCACCTGGTGCGCAAGACCTGGAAGTGCGGCTACGTGGAGTGCTCGGCCAAGTACAACTGGCACATCCTGCTGCTCTTCAGCGAGCTGCTCAAGAGCGTCGGCTGCGCCCGCTGCAAGCACGTGCACGCCGCCCTGCGCTTCCAGGGCGCGCTGCGCCGCAACCGCTGCGCCATCATGTGA